From Erinaceus europaeus chromosome 9, mEriEur2.1, whole genome shotgun sequence, one genomic window encodes:
- the LOC132540506 gene encoding keratin-associated protein 10-4-like, which produces MCHTSCSSGCQPSCCVSSPCQASCCVPVSCRPLLCVVPSCQSSGCCQSSGCCQSCGCCQPCCQSSGCCQPSLLCSPMPCAPSSCCVSSPCQASCCVPVSCRPVLCVVPSCQSSGCCQSSGCCQPSLLCSPAPCASSSCCVSSPCQSSCQSSGCCQPSRSALLCKPMSCGTPSCC; this is translated from the coding sequence atgtGTCACACCAGCTGCTCCTCAGGCTGTCAGCCCTCCTGCTGTGTGTCCAGCCCCTGCCAGGCGTCCTGCTGTGTCCCCGTGAGCTGCAGGCCCCTCCTGTGTGTGGTGCCCTCCTGCCAGTCCTCTGGGTGCTGCCAGTCCTCTGGGTGCTGCCAGTCCTGTGGGTGCTGCCAGCCCTGCTGCCAGTCCTCTGGGTGCTGCCAACCCTCCCTGCTCTGCAGCCCCATGCCCTGTGCCCCCTCCTCCTGCTGTGTGTCCAGCCCCTGCCAGGCGTCCTGCTGCGTCCCCGTGAGCTGCAGGCCGGTGCTGTGTGTGGTGCCCTCCTGCCAGTCCTCCGGGTGCTGCCAGTCCTCCGGGTGCTGCCAGCCCTCCCTGCTCTGCAGCCCTGCACCCTgtgcctcctcctcctgctgtgtGTCCAGCCCCTGCCAGTCCTCCTGCCAGTCCTCCGGGTGCTGCCAGCCGTCCCGCTCTGCCCTGCTCTGCAAGCCCATGTCCTGTGGGACCCCGTCCTGCTGCTGA